The Oxalobacteraceae bacterium OTU3CINTB1 genome includes a window with the following:
- a CDS encoding type II toxin-antitoxin system HipA family toxin, translating into MNCHFQIFRDDDWVDCAEVTLIEAAGGNPRRPAIFEYDLNYAFQTGVEPVSLCFPVSAEMHMLKQWPAFLFDLIPQGGGRQYLLGELQLADNAAADFPLMCAGAFNPIGRVRVAEAAAYYKNHVIRHDTGAPLKGFSMEDIIGRGEAFSEDMLIHAMLTTGSLGVQGAAPKYLLTTDQQGLWHADAALPDSQAAEHFIVKRARGKADADHKVLRNEAAYMKVAAAMGLRTIGTPRYLDDTLFIPRFDRLVRHGKVQRLHQESAASLAGIVGFDNTPSQFELLSAIRAVVTDPTGETIEFLKRDVLNLAMRNTDNHARNTAVQVLGDTVRLTPLFDFAPMYLDPAGIARAARWYQPGTRQELHEWRPILDALEIDDAERDVIGLALHGFSVQLSALERHMKAAGVDDDIVAFLQPHIATQIQQLQTLKAS; encoded by the coding sequence ATGAATTGTCATTTCCAAATTTTTCGAGACGATGACTGGGTTGACTGCGCCGAAGTGACGCTAATCGAGGCCGCCGGCGGCAATCCGCGCAGGCCCGCGATCTTTGAATACGATCTCAACTACGCGTTCCAGACCGGGGTCGAACCGGTCTCGCTGTGCTTTCCTGTCAGCGCGGAAATGCACATGCTCAAGCAATGGCCCGCGTTCCTTTTCGATCTGATTCCCCAAGGCGGTGGCCGACAGTACTTGCTGGGCGAACTACAGCTTGCCGACAATGCCGCCGCCGACTTTCCATTGATGTGCGCGGGAGCGTTCAATCCCATCGGCCGGGTACGCGTGGCCGAGGCGGCGGCCTACTACAAGAACCACGTCATCAGACATGACACCGGAGCCCCACTCAAGGGGTTTTCAATGGAAGACATTATCGGCCGTGGCGAAGCGTTCAGCGAAGACATGCTCATCCACGCCATGCTCACCACCGGCAGCCTCGGGGTTCAGGGCGCGGCGCCAAAATATCTGCTCACTACCGACCAGCAAGGCTTGTGGCACGCCGATGCGGCCCTGCCGGACAGCCAGGCGGCCGAGCACTTCATTGTCAAACGCGCGCGCGGCAAAGCCGACGCGGACCACAAGGTGCTCAGGAACGAAGCGGCCTATATGAAGGTCGCCGCAGCCATGGGTCTGCGCACCATCGGTACGCCGCGCTACCTCGATGACACCCTGTTCATCCCGAGATTCGACCGGCTTGTCCGCCATGGCAAAGTGCAGCGCCTGCATCAGGAAAGCGCCGCCTCGCTGGCCGGCATCGTCGGCTTCGACAACACACCAAGCCAGTTCGAGCTTTTGTCGGCGATCCGGGCCGTCGTCACCGACCCGACCGGCGAAACCATCGAGTTTCTCAAACGCGACGTTTTGAATCTGGCCATGCGCAACACCGACAATCACGCGCGCAACACCGCTGTGCAAGTGCTCGGCGACACGGTGCGCCTGACTCCGCTGTTCGACTTTGCGCCGATGTACCTGGACCCGGCCGGTATTGCCCGCGCCGCACGCTGGTACCAACCCGGAACCAGGCAGGAATTGCACGAGTGGCGCCCGATCCTGGACGCGCTCGAGATCGACGATGCGGAGCGCGACGTGATTGGATTGGCACTGCATGGCTTTAGCGTTCAATTGAGCGCGTTGGAGCGGCACATGAAAGCGGCCGGCGTCGACGACGATATCGTGGCGTTCCTCCAACCTCACATCGCGACGCAAATTCAGCAACTACAAACCTTGAAAGCATCATGA
- a CDS encoding ABC transporter substrate-binding protein, whose protein sequence is MKNKLFTAALGLLLSSLVSTASAETGVTATEIKIGMANAQSGPTAGLGLGIKAGSEAYFKKVNAAGGVNGRKITLISEDDGYDPPRTATATDKLIKKDGVFALFGYVGTPTSKAAMSLVNEANIPFFAPFTGAEFLRTPLNKHVFNIRSSYFNEIELQVERLVTDAGVTKIGLFYQEDTYGKVGKEGLQVSLQKRKMSMAGEGFYQRNTEDVDAGLAALIAAKPEAVLMVGTYKACAAFVQKAAAAGFKPKFFNLSFVGTANFIKAAGDAAEGVYITQVVPSPFDESIPIVKQYRADMKAAGVSDGDYTSLEGYINAVALVEALKKTGPDLTRASFMAALEKLNVNLGGLDIAFSPTDHQGLSTVYLTKVQKGKPVSVGKL, encoded by the coding sequence ATGAAAAACAAATTGTTTACCGCTGCGCTGGGATTGCTGTTGTCATCGCTGGTGTCGACCGCCTCGGCCGAGACCGGCGTCACCGCCACCGAAATCAAGATCGGCATGGCCAACGCCCAATCGGGCCCGACCGCGGGCCTGGGATTGGGCATCAAGGCCGGCAGCGAAGCCTACTTCAAGAAGGTCAACGCCGCCGGCGGCGTCAACGGCCGCAAGATCACACTGATCAGCGAGGACGACGGCTACGATCCGCCGCGCACCGCCACCGCCACCGACAAACTGATCAAGAAGGACGGCGTGTTCGCACTGTTCGGTTATGTCGGCACGCCCACCAGCAAGGCGGCGATGTCGCTGGTCAACGAGGCCAATATCCCGTTCTTCGCGCCGTTCACCGGCGCCGAGTTCCTGCGCACGCCGTTGAACAAACATGTGTTCAACATCCGCTCCTCGTACTTCAATGAAATCGAATTGCAGGTCGAGCGCCTGGTTACCGATGCCGGCGTCACCAAGATCGGCCTGTTCTATCAGGAAGACACCTACGGCAAGGTCGGCAAGGAAGGCCTGCAGGTCTCGCTGCAAAAACGCAAAATGAGCATGGCCGGCGAAGGCTTTTACCAGCGCAACACCGAGGACGTCGACGCCGGCCTGGCCGCGCTGATCGCCGCCAAGCCGGAGGCGGTGCTAATGGTCGGCACCTACAAGGCCTGCGCGGCGTTTGTGCAGAAGGCGGCGGCAGCCGGCTTCAAGCCGAAGTTCTTCAACCTGTCGTTCGTCGGCACCGCCAACTTCATCAAGGCTGCCGGCGACGCGGCCGAAGGCGTGTACATCACGCAGGTGGTGCCGTCGCCGTTCGACGAATCGATTCCCATCGTCAAGCAATACCGCGCCGACATGAAGGCGGCCGGCGTCAGCGATGGCGACTACACATCGCTGGAGGGCTACATCAACGCCGTGGCGCTGGTCGAGGCGCTCAAGAAAACCGGCCCGGACCTGACGCGCGCCAGCTTCATGGCGGCGCTGGAAAAACTCAACGTCAACCTGGGCGGACTCGACATCGCCTTCAGCCCCACCGACCACCAGGGCTTGAGCACGGTCTATCTGACGAAGGTGCAAAAGGGCAAGCCGGTCTCGGTCGGCAAGCTGTAA
- a CDS encoding transcriptional regulator — protein sequence MTPTRRKAGKEQLRQRRAQLYEAIARGEINLQDSVKEMRAVSRLTQAGFAAHRGVSTKVIKAIEGGTGNPTVGTLNRIGAFFGLEVAFVRTETLRTDGEPKPQGADARDARQVMEEIKKLLASYDANEG from the coding sequence ATGACGCCAACCAGAAGAAAGGCCGGCAAAGAGCAACTCCGACAGCGGCGCGCTCAACTGTACGAGGCCATCGCACGCGGCGAGATCAACCTGCAGGACTCGGTCAAGGAGATGCGTGCCGTTTCCCGCTTGACCCAGGCCGGATTCGCAGCGCATCGCGGGGTCAGCACGAAGGTGATCAAGGCGATTGAAGGCGGAACCGGCAATCCGACCGTTGGCACCCTGAACCGCATTGGCGCCTTTTTCGGCCTGGAGGTGGCCTTCGTGCGTACCGAAACCCTGCGCACCGACGGCGAGCCCAAGCCGCAGGGCGCGGACGCACGCGATGCCCGCCAGGTGATGGAAGAAATCAAAAAATTGTTGGCGTCGTACGATGCGAACGAGGGGTAA
- a CDS encoding M13 family peptidase — translation MSSGIATEYIDPAVRVQDDLFTHMNGKWLATTEIPADKASWGSFAKLRDDIQPQLRAIIEGAANQPNKAAGSDAQRIGDFYASFMDEAKLEQLGVKPLKTELDGIAAVSDKKQLPALIAHLNQIGVSAPYTFGIHQDNKDSTKYVADLYQSGLGLPDRDYYLKADDAKLADVLAKYELHVGKMLTLAGDPHGAVTAHGIVEFEKELAKLQWTKVELRDPIKAYNKVDVAKLGATAPGYDWNAYLSGAGIAGKASYVIVSQPSYLKGMTALLEKTPLDTLKAYFHWQTVRAFAPYLSKAYVDENFSFYGTVLSGVTEQRPRWKRGVSVAEGALGEAVGKLYVEEHFPADRKARMEALVKNLLASYKTSIDKLDWMSPVTKKQAQIKLAKFTTKIGYPNKWRDYSKLEVAKDDLVGNVIRSTQFEYNKELNKLGKPIDRDEWGMTPQTVNAYYNPEMNEIVFPAAILQAPFFNADADDAVNYGAIGGVIGHEISHGFDDQGAQYDGDGNLRDWWTKADHKNFAAKTKMLVKQYSEFSPLPGYNVNGELTLGENIADNSGVAIAYKAYKLSLNGKPAPVIDGLTGDQRFYMGFAQVWRMKMREAAQIQQIKTDPHSPGQFRANGTMRNQPGFYDAFGVKPGDKMYLPPKDRVIMW, via the coding sequence ATGAGTTCCGGCATCGCCACCGAATACATCGACCCGGCCGTGCGCGTGCAGGACGACCTGTTCACCCATATGAATGGCAAATGGTTGGCCACGACGGAAATTCCGGCCGACAAGGCCAGCTGGGGCAGCTTCGCCAAACTGCGCGACGATATCCAGCCGCAACTGCGCGCCATCATCGAAGGCGCCGCCAACCAGCCGAACAAGGCCGCCGGTTCCGACGCCCAGCGCATCGGCGACTTCTACGCCAGCTTCATGGACGAGGCCAAGCTCGAGCAACTGGGCGTGAAACCGCTCAAGACCGAGCTCGACGGCATCGCCGCCGTCAGCGACAAAAAGCAGTTACCGGCGCTGATCGCACACCTGAACCAGATCGGCGTGAGCGCGCCCTACACCTTCGGCATCCACCAAGACAACAAGGATTCGACCAAGTACGTGGCCGACCTGTACCAGAGCGGCCTGGGCCTGCCGGACCGCGACTACTACCTGAAAGCCGACGACGCCAAGCTGGCGGACGTGCTGGCCAAGTACGAGCTGCACGTCGGCAAGATGCTGACCCTGGCGGGCGACCCGCACGGCGCCGTCACCGCGCACGGCATCGTCGAGTTCGAAAAAGAACTGGCCAAGCTGCAATGGACCAAGGTCGAGCTGCGCGATCCGATCAAGGCCTACAACAAGGTCGACGTCGCCAAGCTGGGCGCGACCGCGCCGGGCTACGACTGGAACGCCTACCTCAGCGGCGCCGGCATCGCCGGCAAGGCCAGCTACGTGATCGTCAGCCAGCCGAGCTATCTGAAAGGCATGACGGCGCTGCTGGAGAAGACCCCGCTGGACACCTTGAAAGCCTACTTCCACTGGCAGACGGTGCGCGCCTTCGCGCCGTACCTGAGCAAGGCCTATGTGGACGAGAACTTCTCCTTCTACGGCACCGTGCTGAGCGGCGTGACCGAGCAGCGTCCGCGCTGGAAGCGTGGCGTCTCGGTGGCCGAGGGCGCGCTGGGCGAGGCGGTCGGCAAGCTGTACGTCGAAGAACACTTCCCGGCCGACCGCAAGGCGCGCATGGAAGCGCTGGTCAAGAACCTGCTGGCGTCGTACAAGACCAGCATCGACAAGCTGGACTGGATGAGCCCGGTCACCAAGAAGCAGGCGCAAATCAAGCTGGCCAAGTTCACCACCAAGATCGGCTACCCGAACAAGTGGCGCGATTACTCGAAGCTGGAAGTGGCCAAGGACGACCTGGTGGGCAACGTGATCCGCTCGACCCAGTTCGAGTACAACAAGGAATTGAACAAGCTGGGCAAGCCGATCGACCGCGACGAGTGGGGCATGACGCCGCAAACCGTCAACGCCTACTACAACCCGGAGATGAACGAGATCGTGTTCCCGGCGGCCATCCTGCAGGCGCCGTTCTTTAACGCCGACGCCGACGACGCGGTCAACTACGGCGCCATCGGCGGCGTGATCGGCCACGAAATCAGCCACGGCTTCGACGACCAGGGCGCCCAGTACGACGGCGACGGCAACCTGCGCGACTGGTGGACCAAGGCCGACCACAAGAACTTCGCGGCCAAGACCAAGATGCTGGTCAAGCAGTACAGCGAGTTCAGCCCGCTGCCGGGCTACAACGTCAACGGCGAGCTGACCCTGGGCGAGAACATCGCCGACAACAGCGGCGTGGCGATCGCCTACAAGGCCTACAAGTTGTCGTTGAACGGCAAGCCGGCGCCGGTGATCGACGGGCTGACCGGCGACCAGCGCTTCTACATGGGCTTTGCGCAGGTGTGGCGCATGAAGATGCGCGAAGCGGCGCAGATCCAGCAGATCAAGACCGATCCGCACTCGCCGGGCCAGTTCCGCGCCAACGGCACGATGCGCAACCAGCCGGGCTTCTATGATGCGTTCGGCGTCAAGCCGGGCGACAAGATGTACCTGCCGCCTAAAGACCGCGTCATCATGTGGTAA
- a CDS encoding M13 family peptidase, with the protein MAQQKSSGVDLASIDASVRPQDDFFINLNGKWLAKTEIPSDKSSWGSFDMLADDTRPQLRAIIEAAAAGGQAGGDARRIGDFYASYMDEARLEALRLKPLQAELDRVAALRDKRDIAALIADFNRHGVTAPYGFGIHQDNKDSTKYVADLGQDGLGLPDRDYYLKKSDRKMADTLAKYQRHVAAMLTLAGNANAAADARAIVALETEIAKLQWTKVALRDPVKAYNKVPLDKLPALAPGVDWSTWLRDTGIAGKADYVIVGQPSYIKGFNGLLAKTPLATWKAYFQWQVIHAYAPYLAKDFAQENFAFYGTVLSDIKEQEPRWKRAVNAADGALGESLGKLYVEQHFPAERKARMEALVKNLLAAFRQSIDTLDWMSPETKLQAQAKLAKFTTKIGYPNKWRDYSKLEVAKDDLVGNVRRSRAFDYDKELNKLGKPIDRDEWGMTPQTVNAYYNPEMNEIVFPAAILQPPFFDADADDAVNYGAIGAVIGHEISHGFDDQGAQYDGDGNLRDWWTKADHKNFAAKTKMLIKQYGEFSPLPGYRVNGELTLGENIADNSGAAIAYKAYLISLGGKPAPVIDGLTGEQRFYMGFGQVWRSKTRDAQQVVYLKTDPHSPDQFRANGTVRNQPGFYDAFGVKPGDKLYLAPKDRVIMW; encoded by the coding sequence CTGGCCCAGCAAAAGAGCTCGGGCGTGGATCTGGCCAGTATCGACGCGTCGGTGCGTCCGCAGGACGATTTTTTCATCAACCTCAACGGCAAGTGGCTGGCCAAGACCGAGATCCCGTCGGACAAGTCGAGCTGGGGCTCGTTCGACATGCTGGCCGACGACACCCGGCCGCAACTGCGCGCCATCATCGAGGCGGCCGCCGCCGGCGGGCAGGCGGGCGGCGACGCCCGCCGCATCGGCGACTTCTACGCCAGCTACATGGACGAGGCCAGGCTGGAGGCGCTACGCCTGAAGCCGCTACAGGCCGAGCTCGACCGCGTTGCCGCGCTGCGCGACAAACGTGACATCGCGGCGCTGATCGCCGACTTCAACCGCCACGGCGTGACCGCGCCGTACGGCTTCGGCATCCACCAGGACAACAAGGATTCGACCAAATACGTCGCCGACCTCGGACAGGACGGCCTGGGCCTGCCGGACCGCGACTACTACCTGAAAAAGAGCGACCGCAAGATGGCCGACACGTTGGCCAAATACCAGCGCCACGTCGCCGCCATGCTGACCTTGGCCGGCAACGCCAACGCGGCGGCCGACGCCCGCGCCATCGTCGCGCTGGAAACCGAGATCGCCAAGCTGCAGTGGACCAAGGTGGCGCTGCGCGATCCGGTCAAGGCCTACAACAAGGTGCCGCTGGACAAACTGCCGGCGCTGGCGCCTGGTGTCGACTGGTCGACCTGGCTGCGCGACACCGGCATCGCCGGCAAGGCCGACTACGTGATCGTCGGCCAGCCGAGCTACATCAAGGGCTTCAACGGCTTGCTGGCCAAGACGCCGCTGGCGACCTGGAAGGCCTACTTCCAGTGGCAGGTGATCCACGCCTACGCGCCCTACCTGGCCAAGGACTTTGCGCAGGAAAACTTCGCCTTCTACGGCACGGTGCTGAGCGACATCAAGGAGCAGGAGCCGCGCTGGAAGCGGGCGGTCAACGCCGCCGACGGCGCGCTGGGCGAGAGCCTGGGCAAGCTGTATGTCGAGCAGCATTTCCCGGCCGAGCGCAAGGCGCGCATGGAGGCGCTGGTCAAGAACCTGCTGGCGGCCTTCCGCCAAAGCATCGATACGCTCGACTGGATGAGCCCGGAAACCAAGCTGCAGGCGCAAGCCAAGCTGGCCAAGTTCACCACCAAGATCGGCTACCCGAACAAGTGGCGCGACTATTCGAAGCTTGAAGTGGCCAAGGACGACCTGGTCGGCAACGTGCGCCGCTCGCGCGCCTTCGACTACGACAAGGAATTGAACAAGCTGGGCAAACCGATCGACCGCGACGAGTGGGGCATGACGCCGCAAACCGTCAACGCCTACTACAACCCGGAGATGAACGAGATCGTGTTCCCGGCCGCCATCCTGCAGCCGCCGTTCTTCGACGCCGACGCCGACGACGCGGTCAACTACGGCGCCATCGGCGCCGTCATCGGCCACGAGATCAGCCACGGCTTCGACGACCAGGGCGCCCAGTACGACGGCGACGGCAACCTGCGCGACTGGTGGACCAAGGCCGACCACAAGAACTTCGCGGCCAAGACCAAGATGCTGATCAAGCAGTACGGCGAATTCAGCCCGCTGCCCGGCTACCGCGTCAACGGCGAGCTGACCCTGGGCGAGAACATCGCCGACAACAGCGGCGCGGCCATCGCCTACAAGGCTTACCTGATCTCGCTGGGCGGCAAGCCGGCGCCGGTGATCGACGGCCTGACCGGCGAGCAGCGCTTCTACATGGGCTTCGGCCAGGTGTGGCGCTCCAAAACGCGCGACGCCCAGCAAGTTGTTTATCTGAAGACCGATCCGCATTCGCCCGACCAGTTCCGCGCCAACGGCACGGTGCGCAACCAGCCGGGTTTTTACGACGCCTTCGGCGTCAAGCCGGGCGACAAGCTGTACCTGGCCCCCAAAGACCGCGTCATCATGTGGTGA